In the genome of Cynocephalus volans isolate mCynVol1 chromosome 15, mCynVol1.pri, whole genome shotgun sequence, one region contains:
- the PEX2 gene encoding peroxisome biogenesis factor 2, which yields MAPREENPKSTNRVLRISQLDALELNKALEQLVWSQFSQCFHGFKPGLLARFEPEVKAFLWLFLWRFTIYSKNATVGQSVLNIQYKNDFSSNLRYQPPSKNQKLWYAVCTIGGRWLEERCYDLFRNHHLASFGKLKQCVNLVVGILKLGGLINFLIFLQRGKFATLTERLLGIHSVFCKPQNIREVGFEYMNRELLWHGFAEFLIFLLPLINIQKLKAKLSSWCIPLTSAPNSENTLATSGKECSLCGEWPTMPHTIGCEHIFCYYCAKSSFLFDMYFTCPKCGTEVHSVQPLKSGIEMAEVNAL from the coding sequence ATGGCTCCCCGGGAAGAGAACCCGAAGAGTACAAACAGAGTGCTACGAATAAGTCAGTTGGATGCGCTTGAGCTAAACAAGGCCCTGGAGCAGCTAGTGTGGTCCCAGTTTTCTCAGTGCTTTCATGGGTTTAAGCCAGGCCTGTTAGCCCGCTTTGAACCAGAAGTGAAAGCATTCTTGTGGCTTTTCTTGTGGCGATTCACCATCTACTCCAAAAATGCCACTGTGGGGCAGTCAGTTTTGAACATTCAGTACAAAAACGATTTTTCCTCAAACCTGAGGTATCAGCCACCGAGTAAAAACCAAAAGCTCTGGTATGCTGTTTGTACAATTGGTGGGAGGTGGTTAGAAGAACGATGCTATGATTTGTTTCGAAACCATCATTTAGCATCATTTGGGAAACTTAAGCAGTGTGTGAATTTGGTGGTTGGAATCTTGAAATTAGGTGggttgattaattttttaatttttcttcaaagagGAAAGTTTGCAACTTTGACAGAACGTCTCCTAGGCATTCATTCTGTATTTTGCAAGCCCCAAAACATACGTGAAGTCGGTTTTGAGTATATGAATAGGGAACTTCTCTGGCATGGTTTTGCTGagtttctgatttttctcttacCACTTATCAATATCCAGAAGTTGAAAGCCAAGTTATCTTCATGGTGTATCCCTCTTACTAGTGCCCCGAATAGTGAGAATACATTAGCTACCAGTGGCAAAGAATGTTCTCTATGCGGAGAGTGGCCCACCATGCCTCACACCATAGGGTGTGAACATATCTTCTGTTACTACTGTGCTAAGAGTAGTTTCTTATTTGACATGTATTTTACATGCCCTAAGTGTGGCACAGAGGTACACAGTGTACAGCCACTAAAATCAGGAATTGAGATGGCAGAAGTGAATgctctttaa